ACTCTCCACCGCCTACGGCATCGAGGTGTTGCAGACGGTGAGTATCGCGCTCATCTTCGGCGCGGCCGTCCTCGTATCTGGTGCCGTCGTGTTTAGTGCAGTACAGGAACTGCGCGACGAGTCGTCTGCCCGGACGGCCACCGCCGACTGATTACGCTCCGGTTCAGTCGCCGTTCGACCGACGCGATTCAGTTTTTGTTGCAGTTTGATTCTCTATGTGGGAGTTCGACGACGGACGGACGAAGATAGAGCCGACGAGTTTAAGAGGGACCATTGCTTAGTATTGGGTGTAATGAGCAATACTAACTTCGACCCGTCGGAAGTCGCCCGGCGTGTCCGAGAAGACGACGCCGAGGACCTCTTCGTGCTTGACGTGCGGAACAAGGACGATTACGAGGAGTGGCGTATCGCAGATAGCGAGAACGTGCCCATCTACGACGAACTCCTCGAGTACGACTACTCGGGGCTAGAGGACAACCTCGACGAACTCCCCGAGGACGAGGAGATCGCAGTAGTCTGCGTCGGCGGTGTCACGTCGGCTCGCGCCGCAGAGTTCCTCCGCGAACACGGTTACGACGCGAAGTCGGTCGAGGATGGAATGAACGGCTGGGGCCGCGTCCACCGAGAGTACGAGGTCGACGATGTCGACGGTGTCGTTCAGATCGTTCGCCCCGGTACGGGCTGTGTCTCGTATCTGGTACACGACGGCGACGAGGCCCTCGTGGTCGACCCGAGCCAGTACGTCGACCAGTACCTGAACGCGGCCGACGACCGCGACCTCGACATCGTTGGCGTCGCGGACACCCACGCCCACGCCGATCACGTCTCGGGGGCACGCCGCCTCGCCGGCGAACTCGACGTCCCGTACTACCTCCACGAGGACGACACCGGTGAACTTAACGAGGTCAGTAAAATCGAAGACGGTGAGACGCTCACCGTCGGTGACCGAGACGTCGACGTAATCTATACGCCCGGCCACACGCCCGGTAGCGTCTCGTTCGAAGTCGACGATGCGCTCCTCTCGGGAGACACCCTGTTCCTCCGGAGCGTCGGTCGTCCCGACCTCGAAGATAGCTCCGAGGACGCTGTTCGAGAAGCCGCCGGTCAGTTGTTCGACAGCCTCGACCGCGTGACCGACCTGGGCGACGCTAAGGTCGTCCTGCCGGGCCACTTCAGCGACGAGGAGATTCGCCCGCTGGCAACCGAACTCGGGGCGCTTCGGTCAGAGACCGACAACGAACTTGTCGGCTACGTCGAAGACGGGGATCAGGAGGCGTTCGTCGAAACCATCGTCGAGAGCCTCTCGGACGAACCTGCGAACTACAACGAAATCAAGCAGATCAACTGGGGTAAAGAGCAACCCGGCGGCG
Above is a window of Halorussus limi DNA encoding:
- a CDS encoding MBL fold metallo-hydrolase, translated to MSNTNFDPSEVARRVREDDAEDLFVLDVRNKDDYEEWRIADSENVPIYDELLEYDYSGLEDNLDELPEDEEIAVVCVGGVTSARAAEFLREHGYDAKSVEDGMNGWGRVHREYEVDDVDGVVQIVRPGTGCVSYLVHDGDEALVVDPSQYVDQYLNAADDRDLDIVGVADTHAHADHVSGARRLAGELDVPYYLHEDDTGELNEVSKIEDGETLTVGDRDVDVIYTPGHTPGSVSFEVDDALLSGDTLFLRSVGRPDLEDSSEDAVREAAGQLFDSLDRVTDLGDAKVVLPGHFSDEEIRPLATELGALRSETDNELVGYVEDGDQEAFVETIVESLSDEPANYNEIKQINWGKEQPGGDTEALELGPNNCAAN